In the Leishmania mexicana MHOM/GT/2001/U1103 complete genome, chromosome 34 genome, GGAGGAGCATCAGGTGACAGGGGGATGGTCACAATCATGGGACAGAGTGCTTCAGAGCTTACTGCCAGCATCGCTCATATTCTTTCCCTCCAACGAAACGAcgaagccgccgctgccggcgcgctTCACCTTGTAGCCAGAGTTCTCGATATTGAAGCGGGCCCTGAAATGCTTGCGAACGTGCGCCAAGACCCGGTCctcagcgctgcggcggagcagcatAATGATGCAGCCCCCAAAGCCACCACCCATCATACGACCACCGGCGACGTCTTTATCCTTGTTGATGAGCTCGTGGATGTAGTCGAGCTCGGGGGTGGTGATCTTCATGAGGTCGCGCATACCCACGTGACCGGCGTTCAAAATGTCGCCGGCCTTTTTGACACGCTCCTCACGTGACAACGGCAACGTCGGGTCGTTCAACTTGCGGAACTCCAacgtgcgcagctgctccatgATCTGGTAGCTGCCGCGCTCAAACTCTCCGGGTGTCATGAGAGGCTTGAACTCCGCCATGAACTTTTGCACGTCACCGTCGAAGCCGTACTGCTCTGGGTTGCGCACCATCAGGGAGAAGGAGTACGGCTTGCCACGGTAACGGTGCTCAGCGATTTTCTTCTGCGAGTTCTCCTGATCGATGCGAACCGAGTTGTACATCTGAGCCGTTCCACCGAGCAGGTCGTGCTTGATCATCGAGTCAATCAGCATCCACGAGTACTCGCCGTGGCCCAGGAGAGGTGTCATGTCGATGGGCTCGAAGGTGAGGTGCTTGCAATCCAGGAACATAAACTTGTCTGCCTCCGCGAAGGCAGAGATGAACTGATCCATGATGCCGACATTCACGCCGCAGTATTCCGTCTCGATAAGGCGCGCCTCCTTGGCCAGTTCCATCAGATCTTCCTTGGGCATCGACGGTACAATAGCATAGCGGCGGCCGCTCGAGGTGGGACAACCCTTGTAGCTCTTCGTGACAACAGCGTTGATAGCGTGAATGAGCGCGACGCCGAAGGCAGCCGATGCACTCATGCCGGCACCCATGGCGAGGGTGCCGTGCACTACCATGCATACCCCGTTGAGGGACGCGTCCTCAATGGCAACGCCGAGGTGGTTGAGTCGCAGCGTCATTGCACCACGCACAAAAGTTGTCCACGCCTTGTTATGCACAGACCCGCCAAGGTGGTCTATGTCGAAGTGCTCCTTCGTGTACGTTGCGTAGAAGCGAACCTTCGGCTTCGCTTCCTTCTGGAAGTGCTTCACGCGCCCCACAAGGATGTGTGtgccctccagcaccgccgccgggcAAGTCCACCCCTCCATGTAGTCGACGTGCTCACCAATCAGGTTTACGCGGCCAGGAGAGAAGGTAAAGACTAGCCACTCGACATCCGCGTCATTCTCGACCTTGAACTCCTCGCAGAAAATGTGCGTCAACGTTGCCAGCGTGCTGTCAAGCCGCTCGTCCGGGTAGCTCTCCGCGGGCATGGCTGCGTGAGATCCGGAGAGGAAGTTACGGTATAATAGAGTTGGTGTGCGAAACCTAGTGTGCTGAGGAGCGCAGCGGTAATGCGAGACAACAGAACCAacaagaacaaaaaaaaggccaAAGGACGAAGTGAATGCGAGCAAGATGCGCGTGTTTGAGTCGTACGCACGAGAAGaagaacagagagagaaaaggcgGAGGGACAATGGTGACCTTGCCGTCAAAGTTCTGACAGATTACCTTGTGATTGCGTAGGggtgtgtttgtgcgtgtgtagtGGTACGGAGAGCTGAAGGAGCGGTGTGACAGGGCAGCCAACAACTAAGAACgcgaacgaaaaaaagaaatacTTGCCGAGCATTATGGAGAAGATGGGTAGAGGTAAGGCACGCGACAGCGCGAGAGAGTCCGACATCTCACGGCGGTACATGTGGTGAGAGTAGAGAGactccccctccttttccCTTGCTTTCCACGCTGTGTGCCAGCGTGTGgatgtgtgcttgtgtgtcctCCCTCAGTAGCCTGTTGCCTTGCAGCACTGCAAGTGTCTCAGAAAGAGAGGCCATACACCAACTCATGCACCCAACAAGTTTCACCCGTACCATGCTTCAGGGGTGCAAAGAGGCGTCGAAGGGCAGCCCATGCGACCCCGAGGATCACAAGTCGCACCACTCGCCTCTACACAAAAGGGAGCTCTTTCAGAACCACTCCCTGATGGTCCTTACGCATGGCACCGCCCATTCAGAGCAGGGAAACTATgtcacgcgcgcacggcagTAGCTGCATCTGATCGGTACCTTTGTTCTCGCTTCAGCGGTGTGTAGTGGCAACATGGCAGCCCACGCCTTTCTCTCGCAGTGGATGTAAAGAGATGTAAAGTGTAAAGCAAAAAGAGACTGCCATTTCAGTCGGCGCATGTgccacggcggctgccgttCCCGTTCTATGCTCACAGTCTatggtgtgcgcgtgggttCATGCGTCATCCTCTTCTTCTGGGGATGCGCTTCGAGGCCCTGTGCGGCTTGACAAACTATGCTGCGAACCGCAAGCCCAGAGAGATATTGCCTGTCCAGTGACATGTTATGGGGACGGCATCCTAGtggctggagcagcaggggTGGAGCCCGCGCCGAGGTCCATCTTGACACGGCGGAGTCCCTCCTTCAATGCGTCTATGAGCTGAGCGGCTCGCATTAGTTCCTTTGACTTGGTCTGATTCTCTTCCCTGCACTCCTGCAGTAGCTGCTGGGAATGATAGAGTTGCGTCGCAAGCTGAACCGCCTGCGCACGAGACAGCTCACCACAGGGGAAGCAGGCTCCGGCCAGCTCTCTGCCCGCAGCCCCCGACACAAGCGCACAGTCTTTGATGTCGTGCACAGAGGCAGCATCCATCACCTCGAGTCGCTGACGCAGTCGCCGCACCTCGTCATTGGCGTCTGCTAGCTGTCGCTGCAAGGATAGGTTccactcgcgcagctgcactgcCATGTCTTCGAGGTGTGCTGCGCGCTGGGCGTGAAGTCGCTCTtcgtcgctgcgcacggcggccaGCTGACGAGccccgtgcgtgtgctgaaGGACCTCTTGCGAGAGCTGGGCTATACGCACGTcacgctcctgcagcgcttgAGTGTAGACGgcccgcacctcctcctctcgttTCTGCAGCGCATCTTCCATTCGCTTTACGGCATCCTCATTGTCCTTCAGGAACTTCTCGATTCGAGCACTCTGCTCTCGATGCTGCTGCCCTAGCCGCTTCTTGAGCTGCTCATTCTCTGAAAGGAGTTCCTCACGCTGCTTCGAGTGCCGCGCTCGCTCCGTGGAGAGCTTTTCTTGTagtgcgtgcagctgctggcgtaGCTCTTCCAGTGCGCCGTCCTGTTCTGAAGTAgagagggcggcagcggcgggagTCTGCTTTTCTCCAGTGTTTTGGCACGACACCTCGCCTAGCAGTCTCGAAAGAAGGTGACGGTGTTGGTCAGCCTTCATGCGACGCatgcgctcctgctgcagctggcgctgaaGCTCGTGCATTGCACCTTTGGCGTCGGTTGCAGGGCAGCACGCATCCAACTTCCAGCGAGAGGCCAAGTCCAGCAGCCCGTTCACCTCCTGTTTCGGGTTAGCGCGATTGCCATTGATGACAGGGTCAGCGTTGTCCTGAACTTGGTGGACGCAGCCGATACCTGCGGTCCCTCCGTTCAACACCGGCTGCTGAGGATCCGGAAGGGCATGATTTGCGTCACCATTAATGGCTGCGGACTGCGCGGGTATAGGGGTGCAACACCCCTGGTGATGATGAGGGCTGTGGGCCCCGCTCGCGTCAGGCGAGCAGTGTGGCTGCTCCTGCTCGACGTCCACCATCTTCCTCAGTGCGAGCCGCGCAGTCGCCTCGTTTGAGAAGAGGGCTACCGTGCAAGAGGCACTAgtgggagaagaggaggagccggGCCTGCCGGGGCCGGCCGCACAAGCTACCGGGAGCGGcctcgcagcggcagcgtggccATTACcattgctgctgccaccttCGTCTTGGGGTGCAAAGGTGTCCAGGCACACCAGCGGGCTATTCCGTACGGTGTCCATGAACTGCACATATGGTGTCGTGCCGAAAATTTGCTCATAGAGCGAGTGCCACCGATGAAGGAAGGTGCGATTATCCAAGCTGCAAAGGGCACGACAGAGCACGCCGTAGGCCTCTCGATACGAGAAACTCGAAGACGTGGCGGTGACCACGTAGTAGTGCCGCAGTGCATCGTGCTGCGGCTCATCGGGGTGCACCTCATCGATGATAAAGTAGTAGATACACCCACGAGACTCCGCTGTGACAAGTTTGCCCAGCTCCATGGGCTGcacacctgctgctccaagACACAACGCCACGGCACGGAGCGCCAACAGAGCCAGTTGCAGGAGAATGATGCAGATTGTAAAACAGTTCTCACCGAAAGACTCGGCCACCCTTCTTGCTGTGGCGCTTCTTCTGCATGTGCGGGTTGCGCAGTAGCTCACAAAGCCTGACTTCAGCGATGCAGTCGGTGCACACGAACACTCAGccaaagaaagagagaaatCGATggagcggtggaggagcaccCCCAGGTGTGCTCGCtggagagaagaaaaggtTATAGAGAgatggagggggagaggtgagCACACTCGTGTTTTTCCTCCCAAGTAGTGGTGCGTATGGGCCGTCCGCACCCCGCAGGAGCGAATGCCCAGTCGGCGCTCTCTTCCTAGATGAGGAGGGAAAACAAGAGCTGCCTCACGCTCAACCACACCACAGCGTCATAGGTGTGTATTCTCACACGGCATCACCGCTGCACTTCGACGAGCATCGCTTGCCCTGCAAAAATCGTGCCAAGACAAAGCTGCAACAGTGATGTGAATTTTGGTGtgtttgttttttctttcttctttcTCGTCAGCGAGCATTGCACAATTAACTGTGAACAGCGCAAGCGAGCACCACCAGGACCAACAAAGCGGCAGGTCACGGCACCGCACCAAACCCAGTGAACGCCCCCAACCACACAACGacctgtctctgtctctggcCCCATTCCCCTCACCCCGGCGGCACAGCGacagaaagagaagaaaTCAGGAGAGGCAGGGAGAATGTGAGGCCACAACCGAAAGGACCTTCCAAAGCCGAACGCGTCTGCTACGTGCTAAGCGTCGGTGAACTGGGTGCGTGCAAAGGAAATGCAGGAGGCGCTAGCTTCTCGTCCGGGGGACGCAGCATCGCTATCGGGGCCCCGTATCGCTTCGTCTCCAGTGCCTGCAGTTCGTCCATCAGTTCTGGCTTCTGAGAGGCGGGGCTTTCAGAGAGGGGATTCACAGACCCGGCAGTGGCGTAGTTGGCGAGCCGAACGCCAAGCTGGCGACCCCCATTGCGCTCGTAGTAAGCCTCGCGACTGCCGACGAAAGCCCACGGCGTTGGCTGCATGGCTGTGTCAACAATGTCGGGAAAGTACGGAATCGTGTAAGCCTTCACAAGAAAGGCGAGCGGCTTGTCTGCCTCGTATCTGCCCTTCTGCGAAGACTTGCGAGCGCCGACGTTGGGTCGGCGGAAGTACATATCGGCGCGTGGGGCAACAAACTGGGCCTGAAACAGATAAGGGTTTTCCGGCGCCTCTGGACAACGCATAATGTTCGCCTTGGGGTGCTTCGTAGGGACGACGTGGGTCGGCCACCGCAGTGGATTGCGCCAGGGGCTGGTCGCATCCAGGTACTGGAGAAGTGGACGGTTGCGGAGCGTCTTCACGACCCGCTCGTACGCCATCTGTGTCAACAGATCCTTGAACACAACAGGGATATGTGTCGAGGATGATGCCGCGTCCCGCCAAGCACCGACAGGAAGAGGCACTTCCTCTGGCGGAGGTGCGAGCTCGGCAAGCAATGATTCCTCAGTGCCTGCACGGGCAGGCGCCgacgcaccagcagcgctagtgccgtcgtccgccgccgcaaaCTCCGCCGACTCTGCCTCGCTGTACCGtagctcctcctctgtcgccTCCACCACTAAGCCGGCAtcctccgctgcacccaTCGCTGCGTCAGCGACGCTCACATCCCCCGGGCCGTCGCCAGTGCGCTCTGTCAGTTGAACTTCCTTATTCCACTCTCGTGTTTCATCATCGACCTGCGACGGCGCGATGGCGAGGGGGCGAATCGTGCTCAGCTCCTTTTGGGAAAACAACCGAGCCGacaggcgctgcgcctcagTCAACGTGAGTCGCTCCGTCggcagcgtgtgcaccgaGTTCATGACCATATCATACCGCAGCGTGTCGATGCCACCCATGTGGAAGGCGCTAGTGACCAGCACCGGATGGTGGATGTCGTGGTAGATGAGCTCCTTGCGTATGTCTTCCATGTGGACCGTCTGAATGGCGCGGTCATTGATCTGGTCCGCCTTGGTAAGGACAATGGTGAAGTTGGGCACCTCGCGTGCGAGAAACTGCAGCAGGTCTATGTCCTGAATGTAGAGTCCGTGTTTGTAGTGAGTGTCCATGCAGTAGTAAAGCATCTTCAAACTGGGCTGGCACCGAGCAAAGTTGCGCAAGAGCACGGCGTGTTGCAGCACCGCTGACCACGGCACGGATGTACCGCCGCACCCCGGCAGATCAACAACATTGAAAACGCCGCCTACATTGAAGAAGTTCATGGCGTCTCGGCGAAGGTGCCGATTGGAGCGGCCGACCTCGCGCGCGGAGCGGAAGAGTGAGCGCAGCAAGGACGTCTTGCCACACCGTTCTCGGCCAGCGAGGGCGATGAGGGGCGTGGCAGGGTTGCCGTCGGGAACAAAGCCGACGTTCATGGCGCTCGCCACGTGACGGTGACCTTTGGAGAAGATCTGATCTGCTAGCTGCGCTATAATTAAATCGCGGCTACTGGTGACCTCCTTCAAAGAACGCTGAACCTC is a window encoding:
- a CDS encoding galactokinase-like protein, with translation MPAESYPDERLDSTLATLTHIFCEEFKVENDADVEWLVFTFSPGRVNLIGEHVDYMEGWTCPAAVLEGTHILVGRVKHFQKEAKPKVRFYATYTKEHFDIDHLGGSVHNKAWTTFVRGAMTLRLNHLGVAIEDASLNGVCMVVHGTLAMGAGMSASAAFGVALIHAINAVVTKSYKGCPTSSGRRYAIVPSMPKEDLMELAKEARLIETEYCGVNVGIMDQFISAFAEADKFMFLDCKHLTFEPIDMTPLLGHGEYSWMLIDSMIKHDLLGGTAQMYNSVRIDQENSQKKIAEHRYRGKPYSFSLMVRNPEQYGFDGDVQKFMAEFKPLMTPGEFERGSYQIMEQLRTLEFRKLNDPTLPLSREERVKKAGDILNAGHVGMRDLMKITTPELDYIHELINKDKDVAGGRMMGGGFGGCIIMLLRRSAEDRVLAHVRKHFRARFNIENSGYKVKRAGSGGFVVSLEGKNMSDAGSKL